A genomic region of Rhizomicrobium sp. contains the following coding sequences:
- a CDS encoding MFS transporter, whose amino-acid sequence MSSPTSSAPPAKRLPARLLAPFSSAAMPYSALGIPLTVYLPNYYASHIGLTLAAVSAAFGVVRLTDIFFDPMIGIAVNATDTRFGRFRPWMIASVPLLMLASYMIFMAAPGSSRLYLVVWLLVLYAGYSMITLGHAAWAAALVPEYHQRSRIYSWMQTIGVIAIVVILALPVVLKLGWHMTDAQGVQAMGWFLLVVTPLTVLLCIAAVGEPRQAETANRITLKDYWTMIARPSLLRVLAADLFLALGPAITAVLYLFFFTQALGFTRTQTNSLLLIYIAAGLFGAPCWSLVSNRIGKHKTVMWGCVLYGLAQALVFVIPRGAMVFMVPGMMFAGFVVSCFTFQIRSMIADVSDEVRLDIGKDRSALLYGLIVATSKIGSALAVIITFPIIQAFGFDAREGVVNTGLALDALEACYVVVPVLTMFVGAWALWGYKLDAARHDGIRADLATRAAEIEAQAVAGAAGVAESLSGSEPALGAPQTLPLGAGE is encoded by the coding sequence ATGAGTAGCCCGACGTCGAGTGCGCCACCGGCCAAGCGACTGCCGGCGCGGCTGCTGGCGCCGTTTTCCAGCGCGGCGATGCCTTACTCCGCGCTCGGCATTCCGCTCACCGTCTATCTGCCCAACTATTACGCGAGCCATATCGGCCTGACGCTCGCCGCCGTCAGCGCCGCCTTCGGCGTGGTGCGCCTGACCGACATCTTCTTCGATCCCATGATCGGCATCGCGGTCAATGCGACCGACACGCGCTTCGGGCGCTTTCGGCCCTGGATGATCGCCAGCGTGCCGCTGCTGATGCTGGCGTCCTACATGATCTTCATGGCCGCGCCGGGCTCCAGCCGGCTCTACCTGGTCGTCTGGCTGCTGGTCCTCTATGCCGGCTATTCGATGATCACGCTGGGCCACGCCGCCTGGGCCGCGGCGCTGGTGCCGGAATACCATCAGCGCAGCCGCATCTATAGCTGGATGCAGACCATCGGCGTGATCGCCATCGTCGTCATCCTGGCGCTCCCCGTCGTGCTCAAGCTCGGCTGGCACATGACGGACGCCCAGGGCGTGCAGGCCATGGGCTGGTTCCTGCTGGTCGTCACGCCGCTCACGGTGCTGCTGTGCATCGCCGCGGTCGGCGAGCCGCGCCAGGCGGAAACCGCCAACCGCATCACGCTGAAGGACTATTGGACGATGATCGCGCGGCCCTCGCTGCTTCGCGTCCTCGCCGCCGACCTGTTTCTCGCCCTCGGACCCGCCATCACGGCGGTGCTTTATCTCTTCTTCTTCACCCAGGCGCTCGGCTTCACCCGGACCCAGACCAATTCGCTGCTGCTGATCTACATCGCGGCGGGCCTGTTCGGCGCGCCGTGCTGGTCGCTGGTCTCCAACCGCATCGGCAAGCACAAGACGGTGATGTGGGGCTGCGTGCTCTACGGCCTGGCGCAGGCGCTGGTGTTCGTGATCCCGCGCGGCGCCATGGTGTTCATGGTGCCGGGAATGATGTTCGCCGGCTTCGTGGTGAGCTGCTTCACCTTCCAGATCCGCTCGATGATCGCCGATGTCAGCGACGAGGTGCGGCTCGATATCGGCAAGGACCGTTCGGCGCTGCTCTACGGGCTGATCGTGGCGACCTCCAAGATCGGCTCGGCGCTCGCCGTGATCATCACCTTCCCGATCATCCAGGCCTTCGGCTTCGATGCCAGGGAAGGCGTGGTGAACACCGGCCTCGCGCTGGATGCGCTGGAGGCCTGCTATGTCGTCGTGCCGGTGCTGACCATGTTCGTCGGCGCCTGGGCGCTGTGGGGCTACAAGCTCGACGCCGCGCGGCATGACGGCATCCGCGCCGACCTCGCGACGCGCGCGGCGGAAATCGAGGCGCAGGCCGTGGCGGGCGCGGCCGGCGTGGCGGAAAGCCTGTCGGGCTCGGAGCCGGCGCTCGGCGCGCCGCAGACCCTGCCGCTCGGCGCGGGGGAATAG
- a CDS encoding TetR/AcrR family transcriptional regulator: MPRVLSQTDVADFRERLCEAATKLFDAKGRDGFTMRELASEIGVSAMTPYRYFKDKDDILAAVRARAFNRFADSLEAAFRAAATAPEKSAAVYQAYIGFAFGEPAAYRLMFDLSQPDESAYPELVQAATRARATMTAYVRALVQDGILDGDPELIGHVFWASLHGAVVLTLAGKLGAGYDFDRISGESFRVLFEGYRAKRA; the protein is encoded by the coding sequence ATGCCCCGCGTCCTCAGCCAGACCGACGTTGCCGATTTCCGCGAGCGGCTCTGCGAAGCCGCGACCAAGCTGTTCGACGCCAAGGGCCGCGACGGCTTCACCATGCGGGAACTGGCGAGCGAGATCGGCGTCAGCGCGATGACGCCCTACCGCTATTTCAAGGACAAGGACGACATCCTGGCGGCGGTGCGCGCCCGCGCTTTCAACCGCTTCGCGGATTCGCTGGAAGCCGCGTTCAGGGCCGCCGCCACCGCGCCGGAGAAATCCGCCGCGGTGTACCAGGCCTATATCGGCTTCGCCTTCGGCGAGCCGGCCGCCTACCGGCTGATGTTCGATCTGTCGCAGCCCGACGAGTCGGCCTATCCCGAACTGGTCCAGGCCGCCACGCGCGCCCGCGCGACCATGACGGCCTATGTCCGCGCCCTGGTGCAGGACGGCATCCTGGACGGCGATCCCGAACTGATCGGCCACGTGTTCTGGGCCTCGTTGCACGGCGCGGTGGTGCTCACGCTCGCGGGCAAGCTGGGCGCCGGATACGATTTCGACCGCATCAGCGGCGAGTCGTTCCGTGTGCTGTTCGAGGGCTATAGGGCGAAGCGGGCGTAG
- a CDS encoding p-hydroxycinnamoyl CoA hydratase/lyase, whose amino-acid sequence MSEPKFTTVSYSIDSGIGWLRFARPAKRNAMSPTLNREMALALDHLEFRDDVGVLVLTGEGEAWSAGMDLKEYFRETEAQGLSGTRRAQRAAYTWWRQLRWYQKPTIAMVNGWCFGGGYGPLFACDLAFAAEEAKFGLSEINWGILPGGGATKVATELMPMRDAMYHALTGEPIDGKKAAEWRLVNEAVPLAGLEARVREVASVLLQKNPVTLKAAKDAVRRVREMTYENAEEYLIRAQEAANSFDNDGRKEGIRQFIDDKSYKPGLAAYDKTKRR is encoded by the coding sequence GTGTCCGAACCCAAATTCACCACCGTCTCCTATTCCATCGACAGCGGCATCGGCTGGCTGCGCTTCGCCCGCCCCGCCAAGCGCAACGCGATGAGCCCGACCCTCAACCGCGAGATGGCGCTGGCGCTCGACCATCTGGAATTCCGCGACGATGTCGGCGTCTTGGTGCTGACCGGCGAGGGCGAGGCGTGGTCCGCCGGCATGGACCTCAAGGAATATTTCCGCGAGACCGAGGCCCAGGGCCTCTCCGGCACGCGGCGCGCTCAGCGCGCGGCCTATACCTGGTGGCGCCAGCTTCGCTGGTACCAGAAGCCGACCATCGCGATGGTCAATGGCTGGTGCTTCGGCGGCGGCTATGGCCCGCTTTTCGCCTGCGATCTCGCCTTCGCGGCGGAGGAGGCGAAGTTCGGCCTCAGCGAGATCAATTGGGGCATCCTGCCGGGCGGCGGCGCGACCAAGGTCGCCACCGAGCTGATGCCGATGCGCGATGCGATGTACCACGCCCTCACCGGCGAGCCGATCGACGGCAAGAAGGCGGCGGAGTGGCGGCTCGTCAACGAGGCGGTGCCCCTGGCCGGGCTGGAGGCGCGCGTCCGCGAGGTCGCGAGCGTCCTCTTGCAGAAGAACCCCGTCACGCTGAAGGCGGCCAAGGACGCGGTGCGGCGCGTGCGCGAGATGACCTATGAGAACGCCGAGGAATACCTGATCCGCGCCCAGGAAGCGGCCAACAGCTTCGACAATGACGGCCGCAAGGAAGGCATCCGCCAGTTCATCGACGACAAGTCGTACAAGCCGGGCCTCGCCGCCTACGACAAGACCAAGCGCCGCTGA
- a CDS encoding DUF885 family protein, with translation MLSRRKFLASTVAVAGALAAQPLYAAPASGEAAKLNALLDAIFQETLRQNPEGATQLGFDKGANADLKSKLRDESGAGIAASKALAADQLRRLRQIDANALTGMDRVNYDTLLYTRESAVAIGAFDFGGTSYGPSPYVVSQLTGAYQSVPDFLDTKHRIETAADADAYLARLDAFAGQIADNTERMRHDAAEGVAPPDFLLDRALEQMTATRTTADKSLLVASIARRAKEKGLSDDYATKAAAIYDAKIGPALDGLIAETKTLRATAAHDAGLWRFAQGEAFYAAALRSATTTSLSPDAIHQLGLDQGKEIAARIDTLLQKQGMTQGTVGERILALYKQEVYPNTDDGKAQCIAYCNQRLAEIRPHLPSVFKRLPDYKFEVRRVPVQTEPGAASAFSQPPTLDGTRPGIVYFNLHDSAEWPKWCLSTTVFHEGLPGHQLEGGLALGNAGLPLIRKITGFSGYAEGWALYAEQLADEIGMYDDDPLGRIGYLKFQLFRANRCVVDTGIHHLKWSREQAIQYFVEHGGDAPGFATREVERYCATPGQACSYKLGHTVWTKARERAKAALGAKYDIKDFHEAGLDCGRVPLDVLDGVIDRYIAAKSAS, from the coding sequence ATGCTCAGCCGCCGCAAATTCCTCGCCTCGACCGTCGCCGTCGCGGGCGCGCTCGCCGCGCAGCCGCTCTATGCCGCGCCCGCTTCGGGCGAGGCGGCCAAGCTCAACGCGCTGCTCGACGCCATCTTCCAGGAGACGCTGCGGCAGAATCCGGAAGGCGCGACGCAGCTCGGCTTCGACAAGGGCGCCAACGCCGATCTCAAGAGCAAGCTGCGCGACGAATCCGGCGCCGGCATCGCGGCGTCGAAGGCGCTGGCCGCCGACCAGCTCCGCCGCCTCCGCCAGATCGACGCGAACGCGCTGACCGGCATGGACCGGGTGAACTACGACACGCTTCTCTATACGCGCGAATCGGCGGTCGCGATCGGCGCCTTCGATTTCGGCGGCACGTCCTATGGTCCCTCGCCCTATGTGGTGAGCCAGCTCACCGGCGCCTACCAGTCGGTGCCCGACTTCCTCGACACCAAGCACCGCATCGAGACCGCGGCCGACGCCGACGCCTATCTCGCGCGGCTGGACGCCTTCGCCGGCCAGATCGCCGACAACACCGAACGCATGCGCCACGACGCGGCCGAGGGCGTCGCGCCGCCGGACTTCCTGCTCGACCGCGCGCTGGAGCAGATGACGGCGACCCGCACCACCGCCGACAAATCGCTGCTCGTCGCCTCCATCGCGCGGCGCGCCAAGGAGAAGGGGCTGAGCGACGACTATGCGACGAAGGCCGCCGCGATCTATGACGCGAAGATCGGCCCGGCGCTGGACGGCCTGATCGCCGAAACCAAGACGCTGCGCGCCACCGCCGCGCATGACGCGGGGCTCTGGCGTTTCGCCCAGGGCGAGGCGTTCTATGCCGCGGCGCTGCGTTCGGCCACGACGACCAGCCTTTCGCCCGACGCGATCCACCAACTCGGCCTCGACCAGGGCAAGGAGATCGCGGCGCGGATCGACACGCTGCTGCAAAAGCAGGGCATGACGCAGGGCACGGTCGGCGAGCGCATCCTCGCGCTCTACAAGCAGGAGGTCTATCCCAACACCGACGACGGCAAGGCGCAGTGCATCGCCTATTGCAACCAGCGGCTGGCGGAGATCCGCCCGCATCTGCCCAGCGTCTTCAAGCGCCTGCCCGACTACAAATTCGAGGTCCGCCGCGTGCCGGTGCAGACCGAGCCCGGCGCGGCCTCGGCGTTCTCGCAGCCGCCGACGCTCGACGGCACGCGGCCCGGCATCGTCTATTTCAACCTGCATGACAGCGCCGAATGGCCCAAATGGTGCCTGTCGACCACCGTCTTCCACGAGGGCCTGCCGGGGCACCAGCTCGAAGGCGGCCTCGCGCTCGGCAATGCCGGCCTGCCGCTGATCCGCAAGATCACCGGCTTCTCCGGCTATGCCGAGGGCTGGGCGCTCTATGCCGAGCAGCTCGCCGACGAGATCGGCATGTATGACGACGATCCGTTGGGCCGCATCGGCTATCTGAAATTCCAGCTCTTCCGCGCCAACCGCTGCGTCGTCGACACCGGCATCCATCACCTGAAATGGAGCCGCGAGCAGGCGATCCAGTATTTCGTCGAGCATGGCGGCGACGCGCCCGGCTTCGCGACCCGCGAAGTCGAGCGCTATTGCGCCACGCCCGGCCAGGCCTGCAGCTACAAGCTCGGCCACACGGTGTGGACCAAGGCGCGCGAGCGCGCCAAGGCCGCGCTCGGCGCCAAATACGACATCAAGGACTTCCACGAGGCCGGCCTGGACTGCGGCCGGGTGCCGCTCGACGTGCTCGACGGCGTGATCGACCGCTATATCGCGGCGAAGTCCGCGAGCTGA
- a CDS encoding YdiU family protein, translated as MSEFSILDVDRANIAPPTFPFDNSYALLPERFYARQAPTPVAAPRLIKVNAELARQLGIDPARLASADGVAALAGNRVPAGADPLAMAYAGHQFGNWVPRLGDGRAVLLGEVVARDGVRYDIQLKGSGPTPFSRNGDGRAALGPVLREYIVSEAMAALGIPTTRTLAAVTTGERMLRQEGLLPGAVLTRVSKSHVRVGTFEYFGNRGDTEGVRTLADYVIARLYPEVARGDYRALLDAVIARTASLVARWQLIGFIHGVMNTDNTSIAGETIDYGPCAFMDAYDPAKVFSSIDQGGRYAFGNQPRIAQWNLVRFAQALLPLLGVDEDSAIKTAQAAIDTYPPLFEAAYYEGLRAKFGFAQGYDDDLPLIGEFFRHMADGRADFTLTFRRLADSAGDAGAVEGLRALFDNAAALDVWLDKWRARLALEHVAPAARATAMRAVNPAFIPRNHRIEAAIAAAQERDDYAPFEELLTVLSKPYDDQPDFAAYADAPQPDEIVLQTFCGT; from the coding sequence ATGAGCGAGTTTTCCATTCTGGATGTTGATCGCGCGAACATCGCGCCGCCGACTTTTCCGTTCGACAACAGCTATGCGCTTCTGCCGGAGCGGTTCTATGCGCGCCAGGCGCCGACCCCGGTCGCGGCGCCGCGCCTGATCAAGGTCAACGCCGAATTGGCACGTCAACTCGGCATCGATCCCGCGCGTCTTGCATCGGCGGACGGCGTGGCGGCGCTCGCCGGCAATCGCGTGCCCGCCGGCGCCGATCCGCTCGCCATGGCCTATGCCGGGCATCAATTCGGCAATTGGGTGCCGCGCCTGGGCGACGGCCGCGCCGTCCTGTTGGGCGAGGTCGTGGCGCGCGACGGGGTGCGCTACGACATCCAGCTCAAGGGCTCCGGCCCGACACCGTTCTCGCGCAACGGCGACGGCCGCGCCGCGCTGGGGCCGGTCCTGCGCGAATATATCGTCAGCGAGGCGATGGCGGCGCTCGGCATTCCGACGACGCGCACGCTGGCGGCGGTGACGACCGGCGAGCGCATGCTGCGCCAGGAGGGCCTGCTGCCCGGCGCGGTGCTGACGCGGGTGTCGAAGAGCCATGTGCGGGTCGGCACTTTCGAATATTTCGGCAATCGCGGCGATACCGAAGGCGTGCGGACGCTCGCCGACTATGTGATCGCGCGGCTCTATCCCGAGGTGGCGCGGGGCGACTATCGCGCCCTGCTGGACGCGGTCATCGCGCGGACGGCGAGCCTGGTGGCGCGCTGGCAGCTCATCGGCTTCATCCACGGCGTGATGAACACGGACAACACCTCCATCGCCGGCGAGACGATCGACTACGGTCCCTGCGCCTTCATGGACGCCTACGATCCGGCCAAGGTGTTCAGCTCCATCGACCAAGGTGGCCGCTACGCCTTCGGCAACCAGCCGCGCATCGCCCAGTGGAATCTGGTGCGCTTCGCCCAGGCGCTGTTGCCGCTGCTGGGCGTGGACGAGGACAGCGCGATCAAGACCGCGCAGGCGGCGATCGACACCTATCCGCCGTTGTTCGAGGCGGCCTATTACGAAGGGCTGCGGGCGAAGTTCGGATTCGCGCAAGGCTATGACGACGACCTGCCGCTGATCGGCGAGTTCTTCCGCCACATGGCGGACGGCCGCGCCGATTTCACGCTGACCTTCCGCCGCCTCGCCGACAGCGCGGGCGACGCAGGCGCGGTCGAAGGCCTGCGCGCGCTGTTCGACAACGCCGCCGCGCTCGACGTCTGGCTCGACAAATGGCGCGCGCGGCTGGCGCTGGAGCATGTCGCGCCGGCGGCGCGGGCCACCGCCATGCGCGCCGTCAATCCCGCCTTCATTCCGCGCAACCATCGCATCGAAGCGGCCATCGCCGCGGCGCAGGAGCGCGACGATTACGCGCCGTTCGAGGAATTGCTGACCGTCCTGTCGAAGCCCTATGACGATCAGCCGGACTTCGCCGCCTACGCCGACGCGCCCCAGCCGGACGAGATCGTGCTGCAGACCTTCTGCGGCACCTGA
- a CDS encoding VOC family protein: protein MAHLNFGQPDKGIMQMAYVVKDLRAAIDEWVKRLNVGPWFVLDHFTGVDPVYRGRPSKADITLAMSFAGHMNIELIQPNDDHPSVYKELIDRSGYGFHHWGIASADFASDLARYEAMGMEVAFRLGVPTGGEVAYLETKGSLPGFVELIETSPGMERAFGGFYGAALTWDGSNPVRSFG from the coding sequence ATGGCGCATCTGAATTTCGGCCAGCCCGACAAGGGCATCATGCAGATGGCCTATGTCGTGAAGGATCTGCGCGCGGCGATCGACGAATGGGTCAAGCGGCTGAACGTCGGGCCGTGGTTCGTGCTCGATCACTTCACCGGCGTCGATCCGGTCTATCGCGGCAGGCCGTCCAAGGCCGACATCACGCTGGCGATGTCGTTCGCCGGCCACATGAACATCGAGCTGATCCAGCCCAATGACGATCATCCTTCCGTCTACAAGGAACTGATCGACCGCAGCGGCTACGGGTTCCATCACTGGGGCATCGCGAGCGCCGATTTCGCCTCCGACCTCGCGCGCTACGAAGCGATGGGGATGGAGGTCGCGTTCCGCCTCGGCGTGCCGACGGGCGGCGAGGTGGCCTATCTCGAAACCAAGGGTTCGCTGCCCGGCTTCGTCGAATTGATCGAGACCAGTCCCGGCATGGAGCGCGCCTTCGGCGGCTTCTATGGCGCCGCGCTGACCTGGGACGGCAGCAATCCCGTCCGCTCCTTCGGCTAA
- a CDS encoding DUF6491 family protein: MRLPTAVFALALGSMLPLAAARADEAPSTKAPPACFQIRNFENWKAADAKTINVRVNMHQYYRLDLAASCPALLWPSAYLVTQWRGSSLVCSALDWDIKVGQTPGGIQSVCIVKTMTPLTPQEAAAIPKKFKP, encoded by the coding sequence ATGAGGCTACCGACTGCCGTTTTCGCCCTGGCCCTGGGATCGATGCTGCCGCTGGCCGCGGCCCGCGCCGACGAAGCGCCGTCGACGAAGGCGCCCCCCGCCTGTTTTCAGATCCGCAATTTCGAGAACTGGAAGGCCGCCGACGCCAAGACGATCAACGTCCGGGTGAACATGCATCAATACTACCGCCTGGACCTGGCCGCCTCCTGTCCCGCGCTGCTGTGGCCGAGCGCCTATCTCGTCACGCAATGGCGCGGAAGCTCCCTGGTGTGTTCCGCGCTGGACTGGGACATCAAGGTCGGCCAGACGCCGGGCGGCATCCAGTCGGTGTGCATCGTCAAGACGATGACGCCGCTGACGCCGCAGGAAGCCGCCGCGATCCCGAAGAAGTTCAAGCCCTAA
- a CDS encoding MFS transporter, with translation MSATGPRTTHPVVYLVLCTPFGASNGYLVVTLGFLLSQAGVGVSAIAGLIALSLVPQTWKFFWAPVVDTTLTSKAWYLLAAIVCAVTLGAIGFFPITKVGLFAITVLVVANSTATTFLAMAAENLMAHATPQEQKGRAGGWYQAGNLGGSGIGGGGALWLAQHFPYTWLPGAAMAALFLACCLALLFVDEPAADHRHASYYRRLANVGLDVWNTAKSRAGYLALLICFLPIGSGAASNLWSATAGEWHAGADTVALVNGVMGGIVSAVGCVVGGYFCDRMDRKFAYALYGVFLAAGALAMAAAARTPQMFVTFTLLYAFVQGFNYASFSAVVLEAIGRGAAATKYNLYAALSNVPLMYMTAIEGFAYGRWHANGLLLADALAGLAAVLFFFAVAMGTRPRAVALA, from the coding sequence GTGAGCGCAACCGGGCCGAGAACCACGCATCCCGTCGTCTATCTGGTGCTCTGCACGCCGTTCGGCGCCTCCAACGGCTATCTGGTCGTCACCCTGGGCTTCCTCCTGTCGCAGGCCGGCGTCGGGGTTTCGGCCATCGCGGGACTGATCGCGCTCAGCCTGGTGCCGCAGACCTGGAAGTTCTTCTGGGCGCCCGTCGTCGACACGACGCTGACCAGCAAGGCCTGGTATTTGCTCGCCGCCATCGTCTGCGCCGTCACACTGGGCGCCATCGGCTTCTTCCCGATCACCAAGGTGGGTCTTTTCGCCATCACGGTGCTGGTCGTGGCGAACAGCACCGCCACGACGTTCCTCGCCATGGCGGCCGAGAACCTGATGGCGCATGCGACACCGCAGGAGCAGAAGGGCCGCGCCGGCGGCTGGTACCAGGCGGGCAATCTCGGCGGCTCGGGCATCGGCGGCGGCGGCGCGCTGTGGCTGGCGCAGCATTTTCCCTACACTTGGCTGCCCGGCGCGGCGATGGCGGCGCTGTTCCTGGCCTGCTGCCTGGCCCTGCTGTTCGTCGACGAGCCGGCGGCCGACCACCGCCACGCCTCCTATTATCGCAGACTCGCGAATGTCGGGCTCGATGTGTGGAACACGGCGAAGTCGCGCGCCGGCTATCTGGCGCTGTTGATCTGCTTCCTGCCGATCGGTTCGGGCGCCGCTTCCAATCTGTGGTCCGCCACCGCCGGCGAATGGCACGCCGGCGCCGATACCGTCGCGCTGGTCAACGGCGTGATGGGCGGGATCGTCTCGGCGGTCGGCTGCGTCGTCGGCGGCTATTTCTGCGACCGCATGGACCGCAAATTCGCCTATGCGCTGTACGGCGTGTTCCTCGCCGCCGGCGCGCTGGCGATGGCGGCGGCGGCGCGGACGCCGCAGATGTTCGTGACCTTCACCCTGCTCTATGCCTTCGTCCAGGGCTTCAACTATGCCTCGTTCAGCGCCGTGGTGCTGGAGGCCATCGGGCGCGGCGCCGCCGCCACGAAATACAATCTCTACGCCGCGCTCTCGAACGTGCCGCTCATGTACATGACGGCGATCGAAGGCTTCGCCTATGGGCGCTGGCACGCCAACGGCCTGCTGCTCGCCGACGCCCTGGCGGGGCTGGCCGCCGTCCTGTTCTTCTTCGCGGTGGCGATGGGCACGCGGCCCCGCGCCGTCGCGCTCGCCTGA